A stretch of Aeromicrobium tamlense DNA encodes these proteins:
- a CDS encoding APC family permease: MNGLPGPAALERAIADPPEVPDVREASDLAGLDRRSVRAEDLLANSVAVIAPAASALSVPFVLLAVVGPGAWLSAVLGFGLALLLAGVFSHYATRIAAPGSMYTWVTRSLGPCAGLLVGASMLLGYAILVAFGLSQTMRRSTDAVASAAPSAPALGAGSQWCIGAAVVVVCLLVSVRGVRVATRLALVVESALVVGLLVLAGLTFAREGAPSLAILSLDGADPWRVLLGAVAVLGITVGFESSAALGGEAARPFWSVPRAMTGALLVAAALYAVAFTAVGTLTAPEGERRGGPAQWWFPESVDAHVADAVLSSLLAVSFLALTLCAWNALARVIFSFAREGVLPAVLGRTHDRWGSPVGALLVVAPVAIAPATLTLVTGRQVGVLSMALLQHAVLVLFVAYALVALALPVFLHRIDELTPGPLVLAGLAAALTLLLAGLAIVEDVRGGDLGGLTLTLGSLGSGLLWFVGLRWLRPSSLRRMGIHDETISTDLLGA, translated from the coding sequence ATGAACGGTCTGCCCGGTCCCGCGGCCCTCGAGCGAGCGATCGCCGATCCGCCCGAGGTCCCCGATGTGCGTGAGGCCTCCGACCTCGCGGGACTCGACCGCCGGTCCGTTCGTGCGGAGGACCTGCTGGCGAACTCGGTCGCCGTCATCGCGCCCGCAGCCAGCGCCCTGAGCGTCCCGTTCGTGCTCCTCGCCGTGGTCGGGCCCGGCGCCTGGCTCAGCGCGGTGCTCGGATTCGGGCTGGCGCTGCTGCTGGCCGGGGTGTTCTCGCACTACGCGACCCGCATCGCCGCGCCCGGCTCGATGTACACGTGGGTGACGCGGTCGCTCGGACCCTGCGCAGGGCTGCTCGTGGGAGCGTCGATGCTGCTCGGCTACGCGATCCTGGTGGCGTTCGGCCTGTCGCAGACGATGCGCCGGTCGACGGACGCCGTCGCGTCGGCCGCCCCCTCCGCGCCCGCGCTCGGGGCCGGCTCCCAGTGGTGCATCGGCGCCGCGGTCGTGGTGGTCTGCCTGCTGGTCTCCGTGCGTGGCGTGCGGGTCGCGACCCGCTTGGCGCTGGTGGTGGAGTCGGCGCTGGTCGTGGGTCTGCTGGTCCTCGCCGGGCTCACGTTCGCGCGGGAGGGCGCACCGTCCCTCGCGATCCTGTCGCTCGACGGCGCCGATCCGTGGCGGGTCCTGCTCGGTGCCGTCGCGGTCCTGGGCATCACGGTGGGCTTCGAGTCGTCGGCGGCGCTCGGCGGCGAGGCCGCACGACCCTTCTGGAGCGTCCCGCGCGCGATGACCGGCGCGCTGCTGGTGGCCGCGGCGCTCTACGCCGTCGCGTTCACGGCCGTCGGCACCCTGACCGCCCCCGAGGGGGAGCGCCGTGGCGGTCCCGCGCAGTGGTGGTTCCCGGAGTCGGTGGACGCCCACGTCGCCGACGCCGTGCTGAGCTCGCTGCTGGCGGTCTCGTTCCTGGCGCTGACCCTCTGCGCGTGGAACGCGCTGGCGCGGGTGATCTTCTCGTTCGCCCGCGAGGGCGTCCTGCCTGCCGTGCTGGGTCGCACGCACGACCGGTGGGGGTCGCCCGTCGGGGCGCTGCTGGTGGTCGCGCCGGTCGCGATCGCTCCCGCAACCCTCACCCTGGTCACAGGACGCCAGGTGGGCGTGCTGTCGATGGCGCTGCTCCAGCACGCCGTCCTCGTCCTGTTCGTGGCGTATGCACTGGTGGCCCTCGCGCTCCCGGTCTTCCTGCACCGCATCGACGAGCTGACGCCGGGGCCGCTGGTCCTCGCCGGTCTCGCCGCGGCGCTGACGCTGCTGCTGGCAGGACTCGCCATCGTGGAGGACGTGCGCGGGGGCGACCTCGGGGGGCTGACGCTCACGCTCGGCTCGCTCGGCTCGGGCCTGCTCTGGTTCGTCGGGCTGCGGTGGCTCCGGCCCTCCTCGCTGCGGCGGATGGGCATCCACGACGAGACGATCAGCACGGACCTGCTGGGCGCATGA
- a CDS encoding DNA polymerase IV yields MRPTASILHLDLDAFFASVEQRDKPSLRGKPVIVGGIGQRGVVSTASYEARKFGVRSAMSMAEARSRCPHAAFLSGRFDAYRAASRIVMDRLRALSPAVEPLSLDEAFVDLAAGEDFDPDRLPELVDELRSDVTRLTDGLTASVGVASSKLMAKIASEIEKPDGSFIVAPGTERSLLEPMPIGVIAGVGPATEARLRHIGVTTVGDVWRHSEAELVDLLGSASGASLHRLSRGMDDRAVSSHRENKSVSTEDTFETDIVDRAELGLICDSLARKTAERLRRAQLSGRTVTLKVRYHDFTTHTRSLTLPGPTDQTRLIVQTARRLLDATDTGGGLRLLGVGISGLADWVQDDLFAEDTADDEPVLPEPVEEVPAVPEPRRDWSPGMDVHHVEHGDGWVWGRGMGLVTVRFETRHTPVGPVRTLRADDPDLVPGHAGTVSQPAGTVGE; encoded by the coding sequence ATGCGTCCGACGGCCTCGATCCTGCACCTGGACCTGGACGCCTTCTTCGCCTCGGTCGAGCAGCGCGACAAGCCGTCCCTGCGCGGCAAGCCCGTGATCGTCGGCGGGATCGGTCAGCGCGGCGTGGTCTCCACCGCGTCGTACGAGGCACGGAAGTTCGGGGTCCGCTCCGCGATGAGCATGGCCGAGGCCCGATCGCGCTGTCCCCACGCGGCCTTCCTGTCCGGCCGGTTCGACGCGTACCGCGCGGCCTCGCGGATCGTCATGGACCGGCTGCGCGCCCTCTCCCCCGCCGTCGAGCCGCTCTCGCTCGACGAGGCCTTCGTCGACCTGGCCGCCGGCGAGGACTTCGACCCCGACCGGCTGCCCGAGCTCGTGGACGAGCTGCGCTCCGACGTCACGCGCCTGACCGACGGGCTCACGGCGTCGGTCGGCGTGGCGTCGTCGAAGCTCATGGCCAAGATCGCGAGCGAGATCGAGAAGCCGGACGGCTCCTTCATCGTCGCCCCCGGCACGGAGCGGAGCCTGCTGGAGCCGATGCCGATCGGCGTCATCGCGGGCGTCGGCCCGGCGACCGAGGCGCGGCTGCGCCACATCGGCGTCACGACCGTGGGCGACGTGTGGCGTCACTCCGAGGCCGAGCTGGTCGACCTGCTCGGGTCAGCGTCCGGTGCCTCGCTGCACCGACTCTCACGCGGCATGGACGACCGTGCCGTCAGCTCCCACCGCGAGAACAAGTCCGTCAGCACCGAGGACACCTTCGAGACCGACATCGTCGACCGGGCCGAGCTCGGGCTCATCTGCGACTCGCTCGCCCGCAAGACCGCTGAGCGGCTGCGACGGGCGCAGCTGTCGGGCCGCACCGTGACGCTCAAGGTCCGCTACCACGACTTCACGACCCACACCCGCTCCCTCACGCTGCCCGGGCCCACCGACCAGACGCGCCTGATCGTCCAGACCGCCCGCCGCCTGCTCGACGCCACGGACACCGGCGGCGGCCTGCGGCTGCTGGGCGTGGGGATCAGCGGGCTGGCCGACTGGGTCCAGGACGACCTGTTCGCCGAGGACACCGCGGACGACGAGCCCGTGCTGCCCGAGCCGGTCGAGGAGGTCCCCGCCGTCCCCGAGCCGCGCCGCGACTGGTCGCCGGGCATGGACGTCCACCACGTCGAGCACGGCGACGGCTGGGTGTGGGGTCGCGGCATGGGCCTGGTGACCGTGCGGTTCGAGACCCGGCACACCCCCGTCGGGCCCGTGCGGACCCTGCGCGCGGACGACCCCGATCTGGTTCCCGGCCATGCGGGGACGGTGTCGCAGCCGGCCGGTACGGTCGGGGAATGA
- a CDS encoding S9 family peptidase: MTDQRPTVPSAPRRPVERTHHGDTVVDAYDWLRDKDDPETIAYLEAENAWAEDTTAHLADLREQVFTEIKDRTLETDMSVPVRHDRWWYYSRTVEGRQYGIRCRVPLAGPDDWEPPVVEPGATLPGEEVLLDSNEEAEGHEFFSLGAFSISDDGDLLAWSVDTQGDERYTIRVRRLSTGEVLPDLVEGAAPGATWSADGRHLFYVTVDEAWRPHRVWRHELGSTEDDVLVFEEPDERYFVGLGRTSSERFLVIAVGSKITTEVRLLDAHDPTGEFSVVWPRREGVDYSVEHVVVGGRDQLAILHNDGAVNFELVLAPLEDPTDTRVLIPGSDDVRLEAADAFAHHLAVSYRRDATTRLALMDIGDDGIGAPQELEFDAELFTCGLAGNAEWDPRYLRIGYTSYVEPATIWDLEPATGERILRRRAPVLGDFDPQDYEQHRAWVRADDGALVPLSIVCRRGTPRDGSAPGLIYGYGSYEISLDPDFSISRLSLLDRGFVYAVAHVRGGGELGRAWYDQGKQLAKKNTFTDFVACARHLADERWTSADRLVAEGGSAGGLLMGAVANLAPDAFAGIFADVPFVDPLTTILDPSLPLTVIEWDEWGDPLHDPEVYAYMKGYAPYENVADIEYPAILAGTSLNDTRVLYVEPAKWVARLREVTGAERSVLLRTEMAAGHGGVSGRYAAWRQRAWELAWIIDTATRVTGAIPRNS, from the coding sequence ATGACCGACCAGCGGCCGACCGTCCCCTCCGCCCCCCGCCGTCCGGTGGAGCGCACGCACCACGGCGACACGGTCGTCGACGCCTACGACTGGCTGCGCGACAAGGACGATCCCGAGACGATCGCCTACCTCGAGGCCGAGAACGCGTGGGCCGAGGACACCACGGCGCACCTGGCCGACCTCCGCGAGCAGGTCTTCACCGAGATCAAGGACCGCACGCTCGAGACGGACATGTCGGTCCCGGTGCGCCACGACCGCTGGTGGTACTACTCCCGCACGGTCGAGGGACGTCAGTACGGCATCCGCTGCCGGGTGCCGCTGGCCGGCCCCGACGACTGGGAGCCGCCCGTCGTCGAGCCCGGCGCCACCCTGCCCGGCGAGGAGGTGCTGCTGGACTCGAACGAGGAGGCCGAGGGGCACGAGTTCTTCTCCCTCGGCGCGTTCAGCATCTCCGACGACGGCGACCTGCTGGCCTGGTCGGTCGACACCCAGGGCGACGAGCGCTACACGATCCGCGTCCGGCGACTCTCCACCGGCGAGGTCCTGCCCGACCTCGTCGAGGGCGCCGCGCCCGGCGCCACCTGGTCGGCCGACGGCCGCCACCTCTTCTACGTCACGGTCGACGAGGCCTGGCGCCCGCACCGCGTGTGGCGCCACGAGCTCGGCTCCACCGAGGACGACGTGCTCGTGTTCGAGGAGCCCGACGAGCGCTACTTCGTCGGCCTGGGCCGCACCAGCTCCGAGCGCTTCCTGGTGATCGCCGTCGGGTCCAAGATCACCACCGAGGTCCGTCTGCTCGACGCGCACGACCCCACGGGCGAGTTCTCCGTCGTGTGGCCGCGCCGCGAGGGCGTCGACTACTCCGTCGAGCACGTCGTCGTCGGCGGCCGCGACCAGCTCGCGATCCTCCACAACGACGGCGCCGTGAACTTCGAGCTGGTCCTGGCGCCGCTGGAGGACCCCACCGACACGCGCGTGCTCATCCCCGGGTCCGATGACGTCCGCCTCGAGGCGGCCGACGCGTTCGCCCACCACCTCGCCGTCTCGTACCGGCGCGACGCCACCACGCGCCTGGCCCTCATGGACATCGGCGACGACGGCATCGGCGCGCCGCAGGAGCTCGAGTTCGACGCCGAGCTGTTCACGTGCGGCCTCGCCGGCAACGCCGAGTGGGACCCGCGCTACCTGCGGATCGGCTACACGTCCTACGTCGAGCCCGCCACCATCTGGGACCTCGAGCCGGCCACCGGTGAGCGGATCCTGCGCCGCCGCGCGCCCGTGCTGGGCGACTTCGACCCGCAGGACTACGAGCAGCACCGCGCCTGGGTGCGCGCCGACGACGGCGCCCTCGTCCCGCTGTCGATCGTGTGCCGTCGCGGCACGCCGCGCGACGGCAGTGCCCCGGGCCTGATCTACGGCTACGGCTCGTACGAGATCAGCCTCGACCCCGACTTCTCGATCTCGCGCCTCAGCCTGCTCGACCGCGGCTTCGTCTACGCCGTCGCCCACGTGCGCGGCGGCGGCGAGCTCGGCCGCGCCTGGTACGACCAGGGCAAGCAGCTGGCCAAGAAGAACACGTTCACCGACTTCGTCGCCTGCGCCCGTCACCTCGCCGACGAGCGCTGGACGTCCGCCGACCGGCTGGTCGCCGAGGGCGGCAGCGCCGGCGGTCTGCTGATGGGCGCCGTCGCGAACCTCGCACCCGACGCGTTCGCGGGAATCTTCGCCGACGTGCCGTTCGTCGACCCGTTGACCACGATCCTCGACCCCTCACTGCCGCTCACGGTCATCGAGTGGGACGAGTGGGGCGACCCGCTGCACGATCCCGAGGTCTACGCCTACATGAAGGGTTACGCGCCCTACGAGAACGTGGCCGACATCGAGTACCCCGCGATCCTGGCCGGCACGTCGCTCAACGACACCCGCGTCCTCTACGTCGAGCCCGCCAAGTGGGTCGCCCGGCTGCGCGAGGTCACCGGGGCCGAGCGATCGGTCCTGCTGCGCACCGAGATGGCCGCCGGCCACGGCGGCGTCAGCGGTCGCTACGCCGCCTGGCGTCAGCGGGCCTGGGAGCTGGCGTGGATCATCGACACCGCGACCCGCGTGACCGGCGCCATTCCAAGAAACTCCTGA
- a CDS encoding sigma-70 family RNA polymerase sigma factor, whose product MYLSEIARTPLLDAEREVELSRTIEAGLYARHLLETGRIGRAKGGAPKRATREELEWIAEEGDRAVQEFVQANLRLVVSIARKYGRAQMPMLDLIQEGNTGLIRAVEKFDYAKGFKFSTYATWWVRQAITRGVAQQARVVRLPVHVVEELNQVSGARRNLERQLGYDPEPAEIAAELGMEVERVIDLLAWGRDHVSLDSPVDEDGDTSLGDLIARDSTPGPDLAMLDHDARDQLLALVDRLEAREADIVKARYGLLDGRQQKLADIGKRHGISAERVRQVERQAIARLREIADPELAA is encoded by the coding sequence ATGTACCTGTCCGAGATCGCGCGCACCCCGCTGCTCGACGCCGAGCGCGAGGTCGAGCTGAGCCGCACGATCGAGGCCGGGCTGTACGCCCGCCACTTGCTCGAGACCGGCCGCATCGGACGTGCGAAGGGCGGCGCGCCCAAGCGCGCCACGCGCGAGGAGCTGGAGTGGATCGCCGAGGAGGGCGACCGCGCCGTGCAGGAGTTCGTCCAGGCGAACCTGCGCCTCGTCGTGTCGATCGCGCGCAAGTACGGACGCGCGCAGATGCCGATGCTCGACCTCATCCAGGAGGGCAACACGGGTCTGATCCGCGCCGTGGAGAAGTTCGACTACGCCAAGGGCTTCAAGTTCTCGACCTACGCCACGTGGTGGGTCCGTCAGGCCATCACCCGTGGTGTCGCGCAGCAGGCGCGCGTCGTGCGCCTCCCCGTGCACGTCGTCGAGGAGCTGAACCAGGTCTCCGGCGCCCGTCGCAACCTCGAGCGCCAGCTGGGCTACGACCCCGAGCCCGCCGAGATCGCCGCCGAGCTCGGGATGGAGGTCGAGCGCGTCATCGACCTGCTCGCCTGGGGCCGCGACCACGTCAGCCTCGACTCCCCCGTGGACGAGGACGGCGACACCAGCCTCGGCGACCTGATCGCCCGCGACAGCACGCCCGGCCCCGACCTGGCGATGCTCGACCACGATGCCCGCGACCAGCTGCTCGCTCTCGTCGACCGACTGGAGGCCCGCGAGGCCGACATCGTCAAGGCCCGCTACGGCCTGCTCGACGGTCGCCAGCAGAAGCTCGCCGACATCGGCAAGCGCCACGGCATCTCGGCCGAGCGCGTGCGTCAGGTGGAGCGCCAGGCGATCGCGCGACTGCGCGAGATCGCCGATCCCGAACTGGCCGCGTAA
- the coaE gene encoding dephospho-CoA kinase, with the protein MARRVGLTGGIASGKSTVSARLAALGATIIDYDRLAREVVEPGSPALDLIAQRFGAGVITPEGTLDRPALGALVFADPAALKDLEAITHPAIRDLAAEREQQAGPDGIVVHDNPLLVEMGAAAACDVVIVVDAPEELQLARMVGDRGMSEADARARIAAQASRDQRNAAADVLIENTGTREQLSARVDEVWKDLVEPGAR; encoded by the coding sequence AGCGCGCGTCTGGCCGCGCTGGGCGCCACGATCATCGACTACGACCGGCTGGCCCGCGAGGTCGTCGAGCCGGGCAGCCCCGCGCTCGACCTCATCGCCCAGCGCTTCGGCGCCGGCGTCATCACCCCCGAGGGCACGCTCGACCGGCCCGCGCTCGGCGCGCTGGTCTTCGCCGACCCGGCGGCCCTGAAGGACCTCGAGGCGATTACGCACCCCGCCATCCGCGATCTCGCAGCCGAGCGGGAGCAGCAGGCGGGTCCCGACGGCATCGTCGTGCACGACAACCCGCTCCTGGTGGAGATGGGTGCCGCGGCCGCGTGCGACGTCGTCATCGTCGTGGACGCGCCCGAGGAGCTCCAGCTCGCGCGCATGGTGGGGGACCGCGGCATGAGCGAGGCCGACGCCCGCGCCCGCATCGCCGCGCAGGCGTCCCGCGATCAGCGCAACGCCGCCGCGGACGTCCTCATCGAGAACACCGGCACCCGGGAACAGCTGAGCGCCCGGGTCGACGAGGTCTGGAAGGACCTGGTCGAGCCGGGCGCTCGATGA